Proteins from a single region of Coregonus clupeaformis isolate EN_2021a chromosome 35, ASM2061545v1, whole genome shotgun sequence:
- the LOC121569613 gene encoding probable phosphatase phospho1 isoform X2 — protein sequence MNCFGSPPGEDIPPPRSRRSANNMAANSATPPSDRRFLIFFDFDETIVDESSDDVVVQAAPGQNLPAWLKDTYRPGHYNEYMQRVLAYMAEKGVTESTIRSVIEKIPASPGMLALFQFLRHRPPQDFEVVLVSDANTFFIESWLRRVGARQLFVKIFTNPATFDKDGRLVLRPFHSHSCLRCPENMCKQVILRDYVMRRTQERGRPFQRVFYVGDGANDFCPSLILGPRDTAFARRDYPMHRLITEIHEARPGEFKAVTVPWASGDDVVERLRKHAEEK from the coding sequence ATGAACTGCTTTGGCTCTCCCCCAGGCGAGGACATTCCCCCCCCACGTTCCAGACGCTCCGCAAACAACATGGCCGCCAACTCAGCAACGCCCCCCTCTGACAGGCGCTTCCTCATCTTCTTCGACTTTGACGAGACCATTGTGGATGAAAGCAGTGATGACGTGGTGGTGCAGGCGGCCCCAGGCCAGAACCTCCCCGCCTGGCTGAAGGACACCTACCGGCCGGGCCACTACAACGAGTACATGCAGCGCGTGCTGGCCTACATGGCAGAGAAGGGCGTGACCGAGAGCACCATCCGCTCCGTCATCGAGAAGATCCCCGCCTCTCCCGGCATGCTGGCCCTGTTCCAGTTCCTCCGCCACCGCCCTCCGCAGGACTTTGAGGTGGTGCTGGTGTCTGATGCCAACACCTTCTTCATCGAGTCCTGGCTCCGCCGCGTTGGGGCCCGCCAGCTCTTCGTCAAGATCTTCACCAACCCTGCCACCTTCGACAAGGATGGCCGGCTGGTGCTGCGCCCCTTCCACTCCCACAGCTGCTTGCGCTGCCCTGAGAACATGTGCAAGCAGGTGATCTTGAGGGACTATGTGATGCGACGGACGCAGGAGCGCGGGCGGCCGTTCCAGAGGGTATTCTACGTGGGCGACGGGGCCAACGACTTCTGCCCGTCTCTGATCCTGGGCCCCAGGGACACGGCGTTCGCCCGGCGGGACTACCCCATGCACCGGCTGATCACTGAGATCCACGAGGCCAGGCCGGGGGAGTTCAAGGCTGTCACTGTGCCCTGGGCCAGTGGGGATGATGTGGTGGAGCGACTCAGGAAGCACGCAGAGGAGAAATGA
- the LOC121569613 gene encoding probable phosphatase phospho1 isoform X3 translates to MAANSATPPSDRRFLIFFDFDETIVDESSDDVVVQAAPGQNLPAWLKDTYRPGHYNEYMQRVLAYMAEKGVTESTIRSVIEKIPASPGMLALFQFLRHRPPQDFEVVLVSDANTFFIESWLRRVGARQLFVKIFTNPATFDKDGRLVLRPFHSHSCLRCPENMCKQVILRDYVMRRTQERGRPFQRVFYVGDGANDFCPSLILGPRDTAFARRDYPMHRLITEIHEARPGEFKAVTVPWASGDDVVERLRKHAEEK, encoded by the coding sequence ATGGCCGCCAACTCAGCAACGCCCCCCTCTGACAGGCGCTTCCTCATCTTCTTCGACTTTGACGAGACCATTGTGGATGAAAGCAGTGATGACGTGGTGGTGCAGGCGGCCCCAGGCCAGAACCTCCCCGCCTGGCTGAAGGACACCTACCGGCCGGGCCACTACAACGAGTACATGCAGCGCGTGCTGGCCTACATGGCAGAGAAGGGCGTGACCGAGAGCACCATCCGCTCCGTCATCGAGAAGATCCCCGCCTCTCCCGGCATGCTGGCCCTGTTCCAGTTCCTCCGCCACCGCCCTCCGCAGGACTTTGAGGTGGTGCTGGTGTCTGATGCCAACACCTTCTTCATCGAGTCCTGGCTCCGCCGCGTTGGGGCCCGCCAGCTCTTCGTCAAGATCTTCACCAACCCTGCCACCTTCGACAAGGATGGCCGGCTGGTGCTGCGCCCCTTCCACTCCCACAGCTGCTTGCGCTGCCCTGAGAACATGTGCAAGCAGGTGATCTTGAGGGACTATGTGATGCGACGGACGCAGGAGCGCGGGCGGCCGTTCCAGAGGGTATTCTACGTGGGCGACGGGGCCAACGACTTCTGCCCGTCTCTGATCCTGGGCCCCAGGGACACGGCGTTCGCCCGGCGGGACTACCCCATGCACCGGCTGATCACTGAGATCCACGAGGCCAGGCCGGGGGAGTTCAAGGCTGTCACTGTGCCCTGGGCCAGTGGGGATGATGTGGTGGAGCGACTCAGGAAGCACGCAGAGGAGAAATGA